The following coding sequences are from one Ornithodoros turicata isolate Travis chromosome 1, ASM3712646v1, whole genome shotgun sequence window:
- the LOC135386948 gene encoding uncharacterized protein K02A2.6-like, giving the protein MCRKKRQKPSRSVHSRRSVTSITSVLAVGDKAEVFTCIIDGVPAQLQEDTGSYYTILGRNAWLKLGKPKLAPAHQKLRVLTDHSIPLKGQRSVEVTVAGQTHELQALFAEFDGMSLLGKEWIRVLKLDLNAMFVGRIRDPQPDLSDILCQHDKLFEEGIGRCSKVKVHLQFQSEARPKFCKARPIPFALRDAVEKDLQRHVSNGVLTPVEVSQWATPIVVVPIPNRADAFWDIVSPRYIPENNRTGHCWGRGRGGYLDDIIVTGRTEAEHLHHLEQVLRRLRAYGFRLKKQKCEFLKTEVEYLGQIVSADGFKQSPKKVSALLDMPEPANDPCAPLNQLLRNNVPWEWSSGRAQAFKEIKRRLTSIDSLAHFDPSQTLYMAADASSIGVFAVIYHKVNGIDKIPLKASAIAKASASDLILSKVYHYIMEGWPSHERDLELQPYYLRNTELTTEKGCIVWGIRVVVPSQHRNTVLSLLHDGHIGQTKMKMLARSYSCGACAASSDQQLPVPLHQWEVPKEPWYRLHSEFAEFSGKTYLVVIDAYSKWPEVKLMRSTKGSATTEALMDNFTAQGLPFQLVSNNGPQLIWAALKDFLDRL; this is encoded by the exons ATGTGTAGGAAGAAGAGGCAGAAACCTTCTCGCAGTGTTCATTCTCGTCGTAGCGTGACGTCTATCACAAGTGTCTTGGCTGTGGGTGACAAAGCAGAGGTCTTCACCTGCATCATCGATGGAGTTCCAGCTCAACTCCAGGAAGACACAGgctcatattatacaatccttggAAGAAACGCTTGGCTGAAGTTGGGGAAGCCAAAACTCGCGCCGGCGCATCAGAAACTCAGGGTACTTACCGATCACAGCATACCTTTGAAAGGCCAACGTTCAGTGGAGGTAACCGTTGCGGGACAAACCCACGAGCTCCAAGCACTTTTTGCAGAATTTGATGGTATGAGCTTACTTGGCAAAGAATGGATCCGCGTGCTGAAGCTAGACCTCAACGCCATGTTTGTTGGGCGTATCCGCGATCCTCAGCCAGACCTCTCGGACATTCTGTGCCAGCACGACAAGCTTTTCGAGGAGGGAATAGGACGGTGCTCGAAGGTCAAGGTCCACCTACAGTTTCAGTCAGAAGCGAGACCGAAATTTTGCAAAGCCAGGCCTATTCCGTTTGCGCTTCGTGACGCAGTGGAGAAAGATCTTCAGAGACACGTCAGTAACGGAGTCTTGACGCCAGTTGAAGTGTCGCAATGGGCAACACCAATTGTAGTCGTTCCCATACCGAACAGGGCG GATGCCTTTTGGGATATCGTCAGCCCCCGCTATATTCCAGAGAACAATAGAACAGGTCACTGCTGGGGTAGAGGGCGTGGTGGTTATCTCGACGACATCATCGTAACTGGAAGAACCGAGGCCGAACATCTGCACCACCTGGAACAGGTCTTGCGAAGGCTTCGTGCATATGGCTTTCGCCTCAAGAAACAAAAATGTGAATTCCTCAAAACAGAAGTGGAATATCTTGGACAAATCGTTTCAGCAGATGGCTTCAAACAATCACCGAAAAAGGTGTCAGCTCTGCTGGACATGCCAGAACCAGCCAACG ATCCTTGCGCACCGCTCAATCAACTTCTGCGGAATAATGTGCCTTGGGAGTGGTCATCAGGTCGCGCCCAGGCGTTCAAGGAGATCAAACGTCGACTCACGTCCATCGATTCCTTGGCGCATTTCGACCCTAGTCAAACTCTCTACATGGCTGCTGACGCTTCCTCGATAGGCGTTTTCGCAGTGATTTACCATAAAGTCAATG GTATTGATAAAATTCCGCTGAAAGCGTCTGCAATTGCCAAGGCCAGTGCTTCAGACCTGATCCTTTCTAAGGTCTACCATTACATCATGGAAGGTTGGCCTTCTCATGAACGGGACCTCGAGCTTCAACCCTACTACCTGCGCAACACTGAGCTGACAACAGAAAAGGGTTGCATCGTATGGGGCATACGCGTTGTCGTCCCGTCCCAGCATCGCAACACTGTCCTCAGCCTACTTCATGATGGCCACATtgggcaaacaaaaatgaaaatgttgGCGCGCTCCTAT TCGTGTGGAGCATGCGCCGCTTCTTCGGATCAACAACTTCCAGTTCCTCTTCACCAATGGGAGGTTCCGAAAGAACCGTGGTATCGCCTTCACTCTGAGTTCGCAGAGTTCAGCGGAAAAACTTACCTAGTGGTAATCGATGCGTACAGCAAGTGGCCCGAGGTGAAGTTGATGAGGTCTACCAAAGGTTCAGCCACAACAGAAGCCCTTATGGACAACTTCACTGCCCAGGGCCTCCCTTTCCAGCTGGTTAGCAATAATGGACCTCAGCTCATTTGGGCAGCGCTGAAAGATTTCTTGGATCGCCTTTGA